One region of Micromonospora ureilytica genomic DNA includes:
- a CDS encoding serine/threonine-protein kinase: MGRVWLARDEMLHRDVALKEVVPPSWLAETEREELRRRTLREARTAARLNHPNVVRLYDVVHDRDSPWIVMEYVPSRSVQQIISAEGPLSPQRTARIGLAVLAALRAAHTAGVLHRDVKPHNVLVADDGRVVLTDFGLATFDGGDGAMTGPGTVLGSPQFVAPERAREGVSDARTDMWSLGATLFATVEGKSPYARSSAMATLSALATEPPDPMRRAGPLRPVLTGLLQRDPWRRLTAVEAEPLLRSAAASHDEPAGSGRSSAVAAVRSAGRAIASHPVEPVAPSDEPATPIPRPQRRRRRLIALGGAATALLVAGGVTLALVNRHDERTPPSGSGGGAPTSRPAAFACASLPPSSATPVVAVSPPADAKYGLREGWTWYDDPTGFRIAAPVGWARWTEGPVTCFRKSGGSRVLSVEAGPARADPVAHWKAEEARLTASEALPDYRKVDISAMDIFEGGAVWECGWQNALGVPVHSFRLLANTSADRSHTVSWLTEEFDWQVNAAYLPMIRQSFTPTL; this comes from the coding sequence ATGGGCCGGGTGTGGCTTGCTCGCGACGAGATGTTGCATCGCGACGTGGCGCTGAAGGAGGTCGTGCCGCCGTCCTGGCTGGCCGAGACCGAGCGCGAGGAGTTGCGGCGACGAACCCTGCGTGAGGCACGCACCGCCGCCCGGCTCAACCATCCCAACGTGGTCCGCCTCTACGACGTGGTCCACGACCGGGACAGCCCGTGGATCGTGATGGAGTACGTGCCGTCCCGGTCGGTGCAGCAGATCATCAGCGCCGAGGGACCACTGAGCCCGCAGCGCACCGCCCGGATCGGGCTGGCGGTGCTCGCCGCGTTGCGCGCCGCGCACACCGCCGGAGTGCTGCACCGCGATGTGAAGCCGCACAACGTGCTGGTGGCCGACGACGGGCGGGTGGTGCTCACCGACTTCGGGTTGGCCACCTTCGACGGCGGCGACGGTGCGATGACCGGGCCCGGCACGGTGCTCGGCTCACCGCAGTTCGTCGCCCCCGAGCGGGCCCGCGAAGGGGTGTCCGACGCGCGTACCGACATGTGGTCGCTGGGCGCGACGCTCTTTGCGACGGTCGAGGGAAAGTCACCGTACGCACGCTCCAGCGCGATGGCGACGCTCAGCGCGCTGGCCACCGAACCACCGGATCCGATGCGGCGGGCCGGCCCGCTGCGCCCCGTCCTCACCGGCCTGTTGCAGCGCGACCCCTGGCGGCGGTTGACCGCCGTCGAGGCGGAGCCGCTGCTGCGCAGCGCCGCGGCGAGCCACGACGAGCCCGCCGGGTCGGGTCGGTCCTCGGCGGTCGCGGCGGTCCGCAGCGCCGGCCGCGCCATCGCGTCCCACCCGGTCGAACCAGTGGCCCCGTCGGACGAGCCGGCGACGCCGATCCCGCGCCCGCAGCGCCGGCGTCGGCGCCTGATCGCGCTCGGTGGCGCGGCCACGGCCCTGCTCGTCGCGGGAGGCGTCACGCTGGCCCTGGTCAACCGGCACGATGAGCGGACGCCACCGTCCGGCTCTGGTGGTGGCGCGCCGACCTCCCGGCCGGCGGCGTTCGCCTGCGCGTCGCTCCCGCCATCGTCGGCGACCCCGGTGGTGGCGGTGTCACCCCCGGCCGACGCGAAGTACGGGTTGCGCGAGGGTTGGACCTGGTACGACGATCCGACCGGGTTCCGGATCGCCGCGCCGGTGGGTTGGGCACGCTGGACCGAGGGCCCGGTGACCTGCTTCCGGAAATCCGGTGGGTCCCGGGTGCTCAGCGTGGAGGCCGGGCCGGCCCGCGCGGACCCGGTGGCGCACTGGAAGGCCGAGGAGGCTCGACTGACCGCGAGTGAGGCGCTACCGGACTATCGCAAGGTGGACATCTCCGCGATGGACATCTTCGAGGGTGGCGCGGTGTGGGAGTGCGGCTGGCAGAACGCCCTCGGCGTTCCGGTGCACAGCTTCCGGCTGCTGGCCAACACCTCGGCCGACCGCTCCCACACCGTCTCGTGGTTGACAGAAGAGTTCGACTGGCAGGTCAACGCGGCATACTTGCCGATGATCCGGCAGAGCTTCACCCCCACCCTGTGA
- a CDS encoding serine/threonine-protein kinase, which produces MLIAGRYRLLDLVGRGGMGRVWRARDEMLHREVAVKEIVPPSWLDDRERAEVRSRTMREARAAARLNHPAVVRLYDVVAVDGSPWIVMEYVPSRTLQDVVDAEGPLEPARAARIGLAVLDALQAAHTAGVLHRDIKPQNVLVAHDGRVMLTDFGLATFDGGDGAMTRPGMVLGSPQYVAPERAAEGVSTVAADLWSLGATLHAAVEGQSPYARSTAMATLSALAAGPPDPAPHAGALAPVLNGLLRRDPRDRLDHDTARRLLRTAATGRADGASATDRSSADGPAPGPVGQPVAADDPDDQDPTVPLPDPDAPAAAGGASPTPAPDPAAAGRTARRVAVVAVALLVAVVAGVGTALTVTGDKPSDTTGWSSPPPNRPPNGGPFGPGPPPGPPPNGRDVPPPPFACVRPDIAGTAVQAGTPNSGEEFRPPPGWVWHADTAGFRVSVPARWVTSRDGTVACFQDPATGRAFSVAEGGAVDPLERLRTAREAAAGAGALPGYDEIRLAAGDGGAEWELRWQTPHGPWLRARQQILGANRWTLGWITRDEDWAGAAADWDLVRKSFRPPR; this is translated from the coding sequence GTGCTGATCGCCGGTCGGTACCGACTGCTCGACCTGGTGGGTCGCGGGGGCATGGGTCGGGTGTGGCGCGCCCGCGACGAGATGCTGCACCGCGAGGTAGCAGTCAAGGAGATCGTCCCACCGAGTTGGTTGGACGATCGCGAACGGGCCGAGGTGCGCTCGCGCACCATGCGGGAGGCGCGCGCCGCGGCCCGCCTCAACCACCCCGCGGTGGTCCGGCTCTACGACGTCGTCGCGGTCGACGGCAGCCCATGGATCGTCATGGAGTACGTCCCGTCCCGCACCCTCCAGGACGTCGTGGACGCCGAGGGGCCCCTGGAGCCGGCCCGCGCGGCCCGGATCGGCCTGGCCGTGCTCGACGCGCTGCAGGCCGCGCACACCGCCGGGGTGCTGCACCGCGACATCAAACCGCAGAACGTGCTCGTGGCGCACGACGGGCGGGTGATGCTCACCGACTTCGGGCTGGCCACCTTCGACGGTGGCGACGGCGCGATGACCCGGCCCGGCATGGTCCTCGGCTCCCCGCAGTACGTGGCCCCGGAGCGGGCCGCCGAAGGGGTGTCCACTGTGGCCGCCGATCTGTGGTCGCTCGGCGCGACCCTGCATGCCGCCGTGGAGGGGCAGTCCCCGTACGCCCGCAGCACCGCGATGGCCACCCTGAGCGCGCTGGCCGCCGGCCCACCGGATCCGGCCCCGCACGCCGGGGCGCTCGCGCCGGTGCTCAACGGGCTGCTGCGCCGCGACCCGCGCGACCGCCTCGACCACGACACGGCCCGTCGGTTGCTCAGAACGGCCGCGACCGGCCGTGCCGACGGGGCGTCGGCGACCGACCGGTCCTCGGCCGACGGGCCGGCCCCAGGACCGGTTGGCCAGCCCGTTGCGGCCGACGACCCCGACGACCAGGATCCCACCGTTCCGCTGCCCGACCCGGACGCCCCGGCCGCAGCCGGCGGCGCCTCCCCCACGCCGGCCCCGGATCCGGCAGCCGCCGGGCGTACCGCGCGTCGGGTGGCGGTGGTCGCCGTGGCGCTGCTGGTCGCCGTCGTGGCCGGCGTCGGCACCGCGCTGACAGTCACTGGTGACAAGCCCAGTGACACCACCGGCTGGTCCTCCCCGCCGCCGAACCGTCCGCCCAACGGCGGGCCGTTCGGCCCCGGCCCGCCGCCCGGCCCGCCGCCGAACGGGCGGGACGTCCCCCCGCCCCCGTTCGCCTGTGTCCGTCCGGACATCGCCGGTACAGCCGTCCAGGCCGGCACACCGAACTCGGGCGAAGAGTTCCGGCCACCGCCCGGCTGGGTGTGGCACGCCGACACCGCCGGCTTCCGGGTCTCCGTACCGGCGAGATGGGTGACCTCCCGCGACGGCACTGTGGCGTGCTTCCAGGACCCGGCGACCGGCCGGGCCTTCAGCGTCGCCGAGGGCGGCGCCGTCGATCCCCTGGAGCGGCTGCGGACCGCCCGCGAGGCGGCAGCCGGGGCCGGCGCCCTGCCGGGGTACGACGAGATCCGGCTCGCCGCGGGCGATGGTGGAGCCGAGTGGGAGCTCCGCTGGCAGACACCGCACGGGCCGTGGCTGCGCGCCCGACAACAGATCCTCGGCGCCAACCGCTGGACGTTGGGTTGGATCACCCGGGACGAGGACTGGGCCGGGGCCGCCGCCGACTGGGATCTGGTGCGAAAGAGTTTCCGACCACCCCGCTGA
- a CDS encoding glycosyltransferase family 4 protein — protein MALDAHVIDINPARQLRVLMLSWEYPPVLVGGLGRHVHALSVALAAAGHEVTVVTRHCEGAPLEEYADGVRILRAPEDPVAFPLATGSLLAWTMAFNHTLTRTALRATQAGAYDVIHAHDWLVAHTAVTLAEHLDLPLVTTMHATEAGRHQGWLPEEMNRTIHGVEHWLSSSSIRVIACSGYMRDQVTALFDVPATQVDVVPNGVDDRAWRARPRAVASARARFAGDGPLVGYAGRLVYEKGVQHLVHAVPRLRERHPGLRVVIAGDGPYRTELEAEARRLALSSTVRFTGFLDSTQLPAMLGATDATVVPSLYEPFGMVALEAAAAGAPLAVARTGGLAEIVESGVTGVTFPHSDPDALAGAVGQLLGDEVFARRLARRARTMVGERYGWATIAARTAASYATARREHGPVQARRAAARLAGGRTRIAIPEGNLFAAAAEHAAC, from the coding sequence ATGGCACTCGACGCCCACGTGATCGACATCAACCCCGCCCGGCAGCTGCGGGTGCTGATGCTCTCCTGGGAGTACCCGCCGGTGCTCGTCGGCGGTCTCGGTCGACACGTGCACGCCCTCTCCGTCGCCCTCGCCGCCGCCGGCCACGAGGTCACCGTCGTCACCCGCCACTGCGAAGGCGCACCCCTCGAGGAATACGCCGACGGCGTCCGCATCCTGCGCGCCCCCGAAGACCCGGTCGCCTTCCCCCTCGCCACCGGCTCACTGCTGGCCTGGACCATGGCCTTCAACCACACCCTCACCCGCACCGCCCTGCGCGCCACCCAGGCCGGCGCCTACGACGTCATCCACGCCCACGACTGGCTCGTCGCCCACACGGCCGTCACGCTCGCCGAGCACCTGGACCTTCCCCTGGTCACCACCATGCACGCCACCGAGGCCGGTCGGCACCAGGGCTGGCTGCCGGAGGAGATGAACCGCACCATCCACGGCGTCGAACACTGGCTCAGCAGTTCCTCCATTCGGGTGATCGCCTGCTCCGGATACATGCGCGACCAGGTGACCGCACTGTTCGACGTACCGGCCACCCAGGTCGACGTGGTGCCCAACGGGGTCGACGACCGGGCCTGGCGGGCCCGTCCGCGAGCTGTCGCGTCAGCCCGGGCACGGTTCGCCGGGGACGGCCCGTTGGTCGGGTACGCAGGGCGGCTGGTCTACGAGAAGGGCGTCCAGCACCTGGTGCACGCCGTACCCCGGCTCCGCGAACGGCACCCCGGGCTGCGCGTGGTGATCGCCGGAGACGGCCCGTACCGCACCGAGTTGGAGGCCGAGGCCCGCCGGCTGGCGCTCAGCTCGACAGTCCGGTTCACCGGGTTCCTCGACTCCACCCAACTGCCGGCGATGCTCGGCGCCACCGACGCGACAGTGGTCCCCAGCCTCTACGAGCCGTTCGGCATGGTGGCACTGGAGGCGGCGGCCGCCGGAGCGCCACTGGCGGTGGCCCGTACCGGCGGCCTCGCCGAGATCGTCGAGTCCGGCGTGACCGGGGTGACGTTCCCGCACAGCGACCCGGACGCGCTCGCCGGCGCGGTCGGTCAACTGCTCGGCGACGAGGTCTTCGCCCGGCGGCTGGCCCGCCGGGCCCGCACGATGGTCGGCGAGCGGTACGGCTGGGCCACCATCGCGGCCCGCACCGCCGCCAGCTACGCCACCGCCCGACGCGAACACGGCCCCGTGCAGGCCCGCCGCGCCGCCGCCCGACTGGCCGGCGGACGGACCAGGATCGCCATCCCGGAGGGGAACCTGTTCGCCGCCGCCGCCGAGCACGCCGCATGCTGA
- a CDS encoding amylo-alpha-1,6-glucosidase, protein MIDIHFGPQVCGDLTSAAGREWLVPDGLGGYAMGTVGGLRTRRYHGLLVVPGETPASRQVGLASLDPAVTLPSGARVRLGAHEWASGDVDPRGFELLERFDLVDGLPRWRWRIGAVVIERELAMLPGRSCVAVVHRLVAGGPVRLELSAACTWRDAHGERRADGPIPQVEAVADGAVVEGAYRLAGPGWAPEGQWWLGVHHREEANRGLHPDEDLWYAGRFAGELERPGDTVSVRAWAGRLDEEPPPATEIVAAARRRNRRVVAAAKPADDVDATLTLAADAFVVRTDQAAVDVVAGYPWFGAWSRDTMISYEGLFLCTARADEGRELLRAYAATLSEGMLANTADTGRVEYNTVDGTLWFLHAVSRHVTVTGDTDLGDELLPALRAVIDAHVAGTRYGIRVDPADGLLTQGAAGTALTWMDARVYGVPVTPRTGKPVEVNALWINGLAGLAELAELAGQDADELWRRHGQATASFRGRFPAPTGWLHDVLDAPAPAYPLGGAALHDDDALRPNQLLAWSLPYAPLEPDEATLRRIADGLLTPLGPRSLAPDSTEFVGRHRGGPADRDGGYHQGTVWPWLLGPYVDAARRGKMSVDDAFVGIESHLMEYGLGSVSETADGLAPHTATGCPFQAWSVAELLRVRRKSQ, encoded by the coding sequence TTGATCGACATTCACTTCGGTCCGCAGGTCTGCGGCGACCTGACCAGCGCGGCCGGCCGGGAGTGGCTGGTGCCCGACGGCCTCGGCGGCTATGCGATGGGCACTGTCGGAGGGCTGCGGACACGTCGGTACCACGGTCTGTTGGTGGTCCCCGGCGAAACGCCGGCGTCCCGGCAGGTGGGACTGGCCAGTCTCGATCCGGCGGTCACCCTGCCGTCCGGCGCGCGGGTGCGCCTCGGCGCGCACGAGTGGGCCTCCGGCGACGTGGACCCGCGCGGGTTCGAGCTGTTGGAGCGCTTCGACCTGGTCGACGGGCTGCCCCGGTGGCGGTGGCGGATCGGCGCTGTGGTGATCGAACGGGAGTTGGCCATGCTGCCCGGCCGCTCCTGCGTCGCTGTGGTGCACCGGCTGGTCGCCGGTGGTCCCGTCCGACTGGAGCTGTCGGCCGCCTGCACCTGGCGGGACGCACACGGTGAGCGGCGGGCCGACGGCCCGATTCCGCAGGTCGAGGCGGTGGCCGATGGCGCGGTCGTCGAGGGCGCGTACCGGCTCGCCGGGCCGGGCTGGGCGCCCGAGGGGCAGTGGTGGCTGGGCGTGCACCACCGCGAGGAGGCCAACCGAGGGCTGCACCCGGACGAGGACCTCTGGTACGCGGGCCGCTTCGCCGGCGAGTTGGAACGCCCCGGCGACACGGTGTCGGTGCGGGCCTGGGCCGGTCGACTCGACGAGGAGCCGCCGCCGGCAACGGAGATCGTGGCGGCGGCGCGACGACGCAACCGGCGGGTGGTGGCGGCGGCGAAGCCGGCCGACGACGTGGACGCCACCCTGACGCTGGCCGCCGACGCGTTCGTGGTGCGCACCGACCAGGCGGCGGTGGACGTGGTGGCCGGGTACCCGTGGTTCGGGGCCTGGTCGCGGGACACGATGATCTCGTACGAGGGGTTGTTCCTCTGCACGGCTCGCGCCGACGAGGGGCGGGAGCTGCTGCGGGCGTACGCGGCGACGCTGTCCGAGGGGATGCTCGCCAACACGGCCGACACCGGTCGGGTGGAGTACAACACAGTCGACGGCACGCTGTGGTTCCTGCACGCGGTGAGCCGGCACGTCACCGTCACCGGCGACACCGACCTCGGCGACGAGCTGCTGCCCGCGCTGCGTGCCGTGATCGACGCCCACGTGGCCGGCACCCGGTACGGGATCCGCGTCGACCCGGCCGACGGGCTGCTCACCCAGGGCGCCGCCGGCACGGCGCTGACCTGGATGGACGCCCGGGTGTACGGGGTGCCGGTCACCCCGCGTACCGGCAAGCCGGTCGAGGTCAACGCGCTGTGGATCAACGGGCTGGCCGGGCTCGCGGAGCTGGCCGAGCTGGCCGGGCAGGACGCGGACGAGCTGTGGCGACGCCACGGGCAGGCCACCGCCTCGTTCCGGGGGCGGTTCCCGGCCCCGACGGGCTGGCTGCACGACGTGCTGGACGCGCCTGCGCCGGCGTACCCGCTGGGTGGCGCCGCCCTGCACGACGACGACGCGTTGCGCCCCAACCAGCTGTTGGCCTGGTCGCTGCCGTACGCGCCGTTGGAGCCGGACGAGGCGACGCTGCGGCGGATCGCGGACGGGCTGCTCACCCCGCTCGGGCCACGCAGTCTCGCCCCGGACTCCACCGAGTTCGTGGGCCGGCACCGGGGTGGTCCGGCCGACCGCGATGGGGGCTATCACCAGGGCACGGTCTGGCCGTGGCTGCTCGGCCCGTACGTGGACGCCGCGCGTCGTGGAAAGATGTCCGTCGATGACGCATTCGTCGGCATTGAGTCCCATTTGATGGAATATGGGTTAGGCTCGGTGAGCGAGACGGCCGATGGCCTCGCGCCGCACACCGCTACCGGCTGCCCGTTCCAGGCATGGTCGGTGGCCGAGCTGCTGCGGGTGCGGCGAAAGAGCCAGTAG
- a CDS encoding MGH1-like glycoside hydrolase domain-containing protein, which translates to MAAVVKYRGDVKDVHVITDRSSSDASPPDAERLRLAQADSGEQDWRAWGPYLSERAWGTVREDYSEHGTAWDYFPHDHARSRAYRWNEDGMAGVCDERQTFAFALALWNGKDPILKERMFGLGGDGGNHGEDVKEYWWYEDSTPTHSWMRWRYHYPQAAFPYDELVAVNALRGRDDTEYELVDTGIFDDDRYWAVTVDYAKASPTDLCMVVTVANRGDRAATLHVLPTLWFRNTWSWGLPGGDRIPKLTGQGTRLVGEHRVFGQLLLEGDGGPVPLLCDNDTNAERLWGLPGRSPYPKDGINDHVVNGAATVNPAREGTKGALHYVLDVPAGGQRQIRLRLTRTASPPAAAPPPPADLSDGFEAVVWARRAEANRFFAGVIPPAATPDEALVARQAIAGLMWGKQFYHFDVKRWLEGDPGSTPPPAGRRHGRNSAWWHMTSFDVISMPDPWEYPWYAAWDLAFHCVSIARVDPGFAKEQLLLLLREWYLHPNGQIPAYEWAFGDVNPPVHAWAALKVFEIDGGRDYEFLARVMHKLLLNFTWWVNRKDTGGNNVFEGGFLGLDNVGPFDRSAALPVAGVLEQSDGTGWMGMYALNLLDMAIVLAEHDRTWVDTATKFFEHFAYIAAAAYEQGLWDEEDAFFYDVLRLADGTKVPLKVRSVVGLLPLAATTRLTARTLHHLPELGARLRWFLTNRPEYAQVIGTRRLGPDGRQQRLLSMVGPEQVVRLLARMLDPDEFLSDFGLRTLSRAHLDKPFSVTLGGQEFSVGYEPAESTSGLFGGNSNWRGPIWMPTNFLLISALRDYAAFFGDDLQVEYPTRSGVKHTLDEIADDLSARLIALFTQDDWGRRPIYGACQLFQTHPDWRDLVAFPEYFHGDNGAGLGAWHQTGWTALVADLILTLRR; encoded by the coding sequence ATGGCCGCTGTGGTCAAGTACCGCGGCGACGTCAAAGATGTGCACGTGATCACTGACCGATCGTCCTCCGACGCCTCGCCACCCGACGCTGAGCGGCTCCGGCTCGCCCAGGCCGACTCGGGGGAGCAGGACTGGCGTGCATGGGGTCCCTATCTGTCCGAACGGGCGTGGGGGACGGTACGGGAGGACTACAGCGAGCACGGTACGGCCTGGGACTACTTCCCGCATGACCACGCGCGGTCCAGAGCCTACCGGTGGAATGAAGACGGGATGGCCGGCGTCTGCGACGAACGACAGACCTTCGCGTTCGCCCTGGCCCTCTGGAACGGCAAGGACCCGATCCTCAAGGAGCGGATGTTCGGCCTCGGCGGCGACGGCGGCAACCACGGCGAGGACGTCAAGGAGTACTGGTGGTACGAGGACTCCACGCCCACCCACTCCTGGATGCGCTGGCGCTACCACTACCCGCAGGCCGCCTTCCCGTACGACGAACTCGTCGCGGTGAACGCGTTGCGCGGCCGCGACGACACCGAGTACGAGTTGGTGGACACCGGGATCTTCGACGACGACAGGTACTGGGCGGTGACAGTCGACTACGCCAAGGCGTCCCCGACCGACCTCTGCATGGTGGTGACCGTCGCCAACCGCGGCGACCGGGCGGCGACGCTGCATGTGCTGCCCACCCTGTGGTTCCGTAACACCTGGTCCTGGGGCCTGCCCGGTGGTGACCGGATCCCGAAGCTGACCGGCCAGGGCACCCGGCTCGTCGGCGAGCACCGGGTGTTCGGCCAACTACTGCTGGAGGGCGACGGTGGGCCGGTGCCGCTGCTCTGCGACAACGACACGAACGCCGAACGGCTCTGGGGCCTGCCCGGCCGCTCGCCGTACCCGAAGGACGGCATCAACGACCACGTCGTCAACGGCGCGGCCACTGTCAACCCGGCCCGGGAGGGCACCAAGGGCGCGTTGCACTACGTGCTCGACGTGCCCGCCGGCGGGCAGCGCCAGATCCGGCTGCGGCTCACCCGTACCGCGTCGCCGCCGGCAGCCGCGCCGCCGCCCCCGGCCGACCTCAGCGACGGCTTCGAGGCCGTGGTCTGGGCGCGACGGGCCGAGGCGAACCGGTTCTTCGCCGGAGTGATCCCGCCGGCCGCCACACCCGACGAGGCGCTGGTCGCCCGGCAGGCCATCGCCGGGCTGATGTGGGGCAAGCAGTTCTACCACTTCGACGTCAAACGTTGGCTCGAAGGCGACCCGGGTTCGACACCACCGCCGGCCGGGCGTCGGCACGGGCGCAACAGCGCCTGGTGGCACATGACCAGCTTCGACGTCATCTCCATGCCAGACCCGTGGGAATACCCCTGGTACGCGGCCTGGGACCTGGCCTTCCACTGCGTGAGCATCGCCCGGGTCGACCCGGGCTTCGCCAAGGAGCAACTGCTGCTCCTGCTCCGCGAGTGGTACCTGCACCCCAACGGGCAGATCCCGGCGTACGAGTGGGCGTTCGGTGACGTGAACCCGCCGGTGCACGCGTGGGCGGCGCTGAAGGTGTTCGAGATCGACGGCGGTCGGGACTACGAGTTCCTGGCCCGGGTGATGCACAAGCTGCTGCTCAACTTCACCTGGTGGGTCAACCGCAAGGACACCGGCGGCAACAACGTCTTCGAGGGCGGCTTCCTCGGGCTGGACAACGTCGGGCCGTTCGACCGCTCGGCGGCGCTGCCGGTCGCCGGTGTGCTGGAGCAGTCCGACGGCACCGGCTGGATGGGCATGTACGCGCTCAACCTGCTGGACATGGCGATCGTGCTCGCCGAACACGACAGGACCTGGGTGGACACCGCCACCAAGTTCTTCGAGCACTTCGCCTACATCGCCGCCGCCGCGTACGAGCAGGGTTTGTGGGACGAGGAGGACGCCTTCTTCTACGACGTACTGCGCCTCGCCGACGGCACGAAGGTGCCGCTGAAGGTCCGCTCCGTCGTCGGGCTGCTGCCGTTGGCGGCCACCACCCGGCTCACCGCGAGGACCCTGCACCACCTACCGGAGTTGGGCGCCCGCCTGCGCTGGTTCCTGACCAACCGCCCGGAGTACGCCCAGGTGATCGGCACCCGCCGCCTCGGCCCCGACGGTCGGCAGCAGCGACTGCTGTCCATGGTCGGCCCGGAGCAGGTCGTCCGTCTGCTCGCCCGGATGCTCGACCCGGACGAGTTCCTCTCCGACTTCGGCCTCCGTACGCTGTCGCGCGCGCACCTGGACAAGCCGTTCTCGGTGACCCTCGGCGGGCAGGAGTTCTCCGTCGGCTACGAGCCGGCCGAGTCGACCAGCGGGCTGTTCGGGGGCAACTCGAACTGGCGCGGTCCGATCTGGATGCCCACGAACTTCCTGCTGATCAGCGCGCTGCGTGACTACGCGGCGTTCTTCGGCGACGACCTCCAGGTGGAGTACCCGACCCGCTCCGGGGTGAAGCACACCCTGGACGAGATCGCCGACGACCTCTCGGCCCGGCTGATCGCGCTCTTCACCCAGGACGACTGGGGTCGACGCCCGATCTACGGCGCGTGCCAGCTCTTCCAGACCCACCCGGACTGGCGCGACCTGGTCGCCTTCCCCGAGTACTTCCACGGCGACAACGGTGCCGGCCTGGGCGCCTGGCACCAGACCGGCTGGACGGCCCTGGTCGCCGACCTGATCCTCACCCTCCGCCGCTGA